One window from the genome of Diospyros lotus cultivar Yz01 chromosome 11, ASM1463336v1, whole genome shotgun sequence encodes:
- the LOC127813488 gene encoding uncharacterized protein LOC127813488, translating into MSGRRGRPPTRARGNRAILAPSPDPIPEPAPVPNPTPPPASPTPTDSVAELRQEVSELRGMMASMLRHFEEFIAHQGRAGQAPPVAGNEPVLQENVSGQTSNPVQQEVEPQGMDGNAGSQLVRNFMALRPSKFRGGNDVLVAEEWLMAIEKHLRTIGCTDAQKVQLATYLLRGAAERWWETARLRFRNREPSWAEFRELFNANYFLAWVRSQKTYEFIELTQGNMSVAQYEEEFTSLARFAPELVDTDEKKATKFLRGLRVEIRFQLAGAQFTDYSTLVHRAYIIERERSELRAALTATRGSSSAQGQGNDRKRKGAPGPSRGTPDIPPCKTCGKRHRDPCRYDRGVTCYTCGQAGHVQRDCPQGSGRASSQEVTCFKCGRKGHKANVCSVPPQRGGQRPGYQSDRSGQRQSVPRLQGMAPSLALPSGQSTADADKPHIQGRVFALTTAEAEQGKDTVQGILSLYDIDVCVLFDTGSTHSFVAPRVVCHIPISSTLLPYYLIVTTPGDTKMVGSEVYRDCKIIVHDKEFPGNLVVLDIKDFDLILGMDWLSQHYAKVDCRHKVIHFELPHQPIVVYRGIKPMSSTPLISVMKAEKLMRHGCEAYLALVTTGNEDKMELPDIPVVCEFPDVFPEELPGLPPSREVEFSIDLVPGTQPVSRAPYRMAPNELKKLKCIDYRQLNQVTLKNKYPLPRVDDLLDQLRGASVFSKIDLRSGYHQVRVREEDVKKTAFRTRYGHYEFVVMPFGLTNAPAVFMDLMNRVFREYLDSFVIVFIDDILIYSPSLEDHETHLRLALQRLRERQLYAKFSKCDFWQRQVGFLGHVVSGEGISVDPEKVKAVIEWP; encoded by the exons ATGAGTGGACGTCGAGGAAGGCCACCGACACGCGCTCGAGGCAACCGGGCAATTCTTGCTCCAAGTCCTGATCCCATTCCGGAGCCTGCACCTGTACCTAACCCTACACCACCCCCAGCATCGCCTACTCCTACAGATTCAGTGGCAGAGTTGCGCCAAGAGGTTAGTGAGTTGAGGGGCATGATGGCTTCCATGTTGAGGCATTTCGAGGAATTCATAGCCCATCAGGGCAGAGCAGGACAGGCGCCGCCGGTAGCAGGGAATGAGCCAGTCTTACAAGAAAATGTTAGTGGTCAGACGTCGAACCCAGTGCAGCAGGAGGTCGAGCCTCAGGGTATGGATGGTAATGCTGGCAGTCAGTTGGTGAGGAACTTCATGGCACTCAGGCCATCGAAATTCAGAGGGGGAAACGACGTTCTGGTTGCAGAAGAGTGGCTGATGGCAATAGAGAAACATCTGCGGACCATAGGATGCACTGATGCACAGAAGGTACAGCTGGCCACATACCTACTTCGGGGAGCAGCTGAGAGGTGGTGGGAGACGGCCAGACTGCGATTCAGAAACAGGGAGCCATCTTGGGCTGAATTTAGGGAGCTCTTCAACGCCAATTATTTTCTCGCCTGGGTTCGTAGCCAGAAGACATACGAGTTCATCGAGTTGACCCAGGGCAACATGTCAGTGGCTCAGTATGAGGAGGAGTTCACCTCCCTAGCACGCTTTGCCCCCGAGTTAGTAGACACTGATGAGAAGAAAGCGACCAAGTTCTTGAGAGGGTTGCGAGTGGAGATTCGATTTCAGCTGGCAGGTGCGCAGTTCACTGACTATTCTACACTGGTACATCGGGCATACATcattgagagggagaggagCGAGCTGAGAGCAGCCCTGACAGCTACTAGGGGGTCAAGCTCAGCCCAGGGACAGGGCAATGACAGGAAGAGGAAGGGTGCACCAGGGCCTTCGAGAGGCACGCCAGACATCCCCCCATGCAAGACATGTGGAAAGAGGCATCGTGACCCATGCCGCTACGACAGAGGGGTGACATGTTACACTTGTGGTCAGGCGGGGCACGTACAGAGGGACTGCCCTCAGGGGTCAGGTAGAGCAAGCAGCCAGGAGGTGACATGTTTTAAATGTGGGCGCAAGGGCCATAAGGCCAACGTTTGTTCAGTGCCACCCCAGCGAGGAGGCCAAAGGCCGGGGTATCAGAGTGATAGATCTGGGCAGAGGCAGTCAGTGCCTAGACTTCAGGGGATGGCACCATCATTGGCACTACCATCAGGACAGAGCACCGCAGATGCTGATAAACCCCACATCCAGGGGCGAGTGTTCGCCTTAACTACAGCTGAAGCAGAGCAAGGGAAGGACACAGTGCAAGGTATCTTATCCTTATATGATATTgatgtttgtgttttatttgatacGGGATCCACACACTCTTTTGTTGCACCTCGGGTGGTATGTCATATTCCAATTTCCAGTACATTGTTACCATATTATTTGATTGTAACTACTCCGGGAGATACGAAAATGGTGGGTAGTGAGGTGTATAGGGATTGTAAAATCATAGTGCACGATAAGGAGTTTCCGGGGAATTTAGTGGTGCTAGACATAaaagattttgatcttattttgggcATGGACTGGCTATCCCAACACTATGCTAAGGTTGATTGTCGACACAAggtaattcattttgagttgccTCATCAGCCAATTGTTGTGTATagaggcattaaaccaatgagcTCCACACCCTTGATTTCGGTGATGAAGGCGGAGAAATTAATGCGACATGGGTGCGAGGCATATTTGGCTTTAGTGACGACTGGTAATGAGGACAAGATGGAATTGCCAGATATTCCGGTGGTCTGTGAATTTCCCGATGTATTTCCTGAAGAGTTGCCAGGATTGCCCCCATCGAGAGAGGTTGAGTTCTCTATTGACTTAGTACCAGGTACGCAGCCAGTTTCTAGGGCTCCTTACAGAATGGctccaaatgaattgaaaaagCTAAAG tgcattgactaccggcagttgaatcaggtgacgttaaagaacaagtatcccctCCCCCGTGTTGATGACTTGTTGGACCAGTTACGTGGAGCATCCGTCTTttcgaagattgatttgaggtCTGGATACCATCAGGTGAGGGTCAGAGAAGAAGATGTAAAGAAGACTGCTTTTCGCACTAGGTACGGccattacgagtttgtggtcatgccatttgggttgactaaTGCCCCCGcagtcttcatggatttgatgaacaggGTGTTTAGAGAGTATTTGGATAGCTTTGTTATAGTGTTCATTGATGACATACTCATCTACTCGCCGAGTTTGGAGGACCATGAGACCCACCTTAGGCTGGCATTGCAGAGGCTGAGGGAGAggcagttgtatgccaagttcagtaagtgtgatttttggcagcgacaggttggctTCTTGGGACACGTAGTATCTGGTGAGGGTATTTCAGTAGACCCTGAAAAAGTGAAGGCAGTGATTGAGTGGCCATAA